In the genome of Gordonia rubripertincta, one region contains:
- a CDS encoding TM2 domain-containing protein translates to MTSPENPGDKPYDFVKKPPTGDTSQPGTPAYGTDPNAGYAPPSYGTADGASQGYDAQQGYGAPQGYDAQQPYGTGQQYGAGQYGAPQYGAPSYGAPQYGAPAGYGYPGAPDPTAPYGRDPATGEPLSDKSKLVAGLLQIFLGTLGVGRFYIGDNTIGGIQLGLTIIGYITAIFLIGFVLIFGVAIWALVDGIMMLTGSVRDKNGLKLGN, encoded by the coding sequence ATGACCAGCCCGGAGAACCCCGGCGACAAGCCGTACGACTTCGTCAAGAAGCCCCCGACCGGGGACACCTCCCAACCGGGCACCCCCGCCTACGGCACCGACCCGAACGCGGGATACGCACCGCCGTCCTACGGAACGGCCGACGGTGCCTCGCAGGGATACGACGCTCAGCAGGGCTACGGGGCACCGCAGGGATATGACGCCCAGCAGCCATACGGGACCGGTCAGCAGTACGGGGCCGGACAGTACGGCGCACCCCAATACGGTGCTCCGTCGTACGGTGCGCCCCAGTACGGCGCACCGGCCGGCTATGGATATCCCGGGGCGCCGGACCCGACCGCGCCGTACGGCCGCGACCCCGCGACCGGCGAGCCGCTCTCGGACAAGTCGAAGCTCGTGGCGGGTCTGCTGCAGATCTTCCTGGGCACGCTCGGCGTCGGCCGTTTCTACATCGGCGACAACACCATCGGCGGCATCCAACTCGGCCTGACGATCATCGGCTACATCACCGCGATCTTCCTCATCGGGTTCGTGCTGATCTTCGGTGTCGCGATCTGGGCGCTCGTCGACGGCATCATGATGCTGACCGGAAGTGTCCGCGACAAGAACGGCCTGAAGCTCGGGAACTAG
- the truA gene encoding tRNA pseudouridine(38-40) synthase TruA translates to MLSPRPSTTSRPLPPPSRRKKRPTQTTTRSSRLSRELLTEPVGPDSGAGGFCRLRFDLGYDGTDYAGWARQIGQRSVCEELETRLSTILRVPVRLTVAGRTDAGVHATGQVAHAVVPRSALDTRSIAGDPSTLVGRLAKMCPDDVRVKEVRVVPDAFDARFSALRRHYRYRLDDSRWGPEPVVARTTATWRRPLDIDAMNAASSELLGLNDFAAFCRRREGATTIRDLQRFSWTRDQDGVLVGEVSADAFCWSMVRSLVGAVASVGDGRRSVDWCRALLAEKARSPRVPVAEARGLCLVGVDYPADDELAARNTVTRDVRGSTGCCGG, encoded by the coding sequence ATGCTGTCGCCGAGGCCGTCGACGACGAGTCGACCGCTGCCACCGCCGTCGAGGCGGAAGAAGCGACCGACGCAAACGACGACAAGAAGTAGTCGACTGAGTCGAGAACTGCTGACCGAACCCGTCGGCCCGGATTCCGGTGCCGGCGGGTTCTGTCGTCTGCGCTTCGACCTCGGTTACGACGGCACCGATTACGCCGGGTGGGCACGGCAGATCGGGCAGCGCAGTGTGTGCGAGGAACTCGAGACCCGCTTGTCGACGATCCTGCGGGTGCCGGTCCGGCTGACGGTGGCAGGCCGGACCGACGCCGGGGTCCACGCGACGGGGCAGGTCGCGCATGCCGTCGTCCCGCGGTCGGCGCTGGATACCCGGTCGATCGCCGGGGACCCGTCGACGCTGGTCGGTCGGCTGGCGAAGATGTGCCCGGACGACGTCCGGGTGAAAGAGGTTCGGGTGGTCCCGGACGCATTCGATGCGCGTTTTTCCGCGTTACGACGCCACTACCGCTATCGGCTCGACGACTCGCGGTGGGGACCGGAACCCGTGGTGGCCCGCACGACCGCGACCTGGCGTCGCCCCCTCGACATCGACGCGATGAACGCCGCGTCGTCGGAGCTGTTGGGACTGAACGACTTCGCCGCGTTCTGCCGCCGGCGTGAGGGCGCGACCACGATCCGCGACCTGCAGCGCTTCTCGTGGACCCGTGACCAGGACGGCGTCCTCGTCGGCGAGGTCAGCGCGGACGCGTTCTGCTGGTCGATGGTGCGCTCGCTGGTCGGTGCGGTCGCCAGCGTCGGCGACGGTCGGCGGAGCGTCGACTGGTGCCGCGCTCTGTTGGCCGAGAAAGCACGCAGCCCGCGGGTGCCGGTGGCCGAGGCCAGGGGACTGTGTCTGGTCGGCGTCGACTATCCCGCCGACGACGAACTGGCCGCCCGCAACACGGTGACCCGCGACGTGCGCGGGTCCACCGGTTGCTGCGGCGGCTAG
- the rplQ gene encoding 50S ribosomal protein L17 — protein sequence MPKPTKGARLGGSASHQKAMLANLATSLFEHGRITTTEAKAKRLRPYAEKIITHAKAGKLANRREVLKDIRNKDVVHTLFDEIGPFFADRNGGYTRIIKTLPRKGDNAPMAVIELVRETTASSEASRATRVAASKKAAETENVVEAVEADATDAEVANADAVAEAVDDESTAATAVEAEEATDANDDKK from the coding sequence ATGCCCAAGCCCACCAAGGGTGCCCGCCTCGGCGGGTCGGCCAGCCACCAGAAAGCGATGCTGGCGAACCTCGCCACCTCGCTCTTCGAGCACGGCCGCATCACCACCACCGAGGCCAAGGCCAAGCGCCTGCGCCCGTACGCGGAGAAGATCATCACCCACGCCAAGGCCGGCAAGCTGGCCAACCGCCGTGAGGTGCTGAAGGACATCCGCAACAAGGACGTCGTGCACACGCTGTTCGATGAGATCGGCCCGTTCTTCGCCGATCGCAACGGTGGCTACACCCGCATCATCAAGACGCTGCCGCGCAAGGGTGACAACGCCCCCATGGCCGTGATCGAGCTGGTGCGCGAGACCACCGCGTCGAGCGAGGCTTCTCGCGCGACCCGTGTCGCCGCTTCGAAGAAGGCTGCGGAGACCGAGAACGTGGTGGAGGCCGTCGAGGCCGACGCCACCGACGCCGAGGTCGCCAACGCCGATGCTGTCGCCGAGGCCGTCGACGACGAGTCGACCGCTGCCACCGCCGTCGAGGCGGAAGAAGCGACCGACGCAAACGACGACAAGAAGTAG
- a CDS encoding DNA-directed RNA polymerase subunit alpha — translation MLISQRPTLTEEVIAENRSKFVIEPLEPGFGYTLGNSLRRTLLSSIPGAAITSIRIDGVLHEFTTVPGVKEDVTDIILNLKGLVVSSDEDEPVTMYVRKQGPGTVTGADIVPPAGVTVHNPDLHIATLNDKGKLEIELVVERGRGYVPAVQNKASGAEIGRIPVDSIYSPVLKVTYKVEATRVEQRTDFDRLVLDVETKNSISARDALASAGKTLVELFGLARELNVEAEGIEIGPSPAEADHIASFSLPIEDLELTVRSYNCLKREGVHTVGELVARTESDLLDIRNFGQKSIDEVKVKLHALGLSLKDSPASFDPSQVAGYDPATGTWSEDASFDADSGEDFAETEQL, via the coding sequence ATGCTCATCTCACAGCGACCCACCCTCACCGAGGAAGTCATCGCCGAGAACCGGTCGAAGTTCGTCATCGAACCGCTCGAGCCGGGCTTCGGTTACACCCTCGGTAACTCGCTGCGTCGTACCCTGCTCAGCTCGATCCCGGGTGCAGCCATCACCAGCATCCGCATCGACGGTGTCCTCCACGAGTTCACCACCGTCCCCGGGGTCAAGGAAGACGTCACCGACATCATCCTGAACCTCAAGGGCCTCGTGGTCTCCTCGGACGAGGACGAGCCGGTCACCATGTACGTGCGCAAGCAGGGTCCGGGCACCGTCACCGGCGCCGACATCGTGCCCCCGGCCGGTGTCACCGTGCACAACCCCGATCTGCACATCGCCACCCTGAACGACAAGGGCAAGCTCGAGATCGAGCTCGTCGTCGAGCGGGGCCGCGGCTACGTGCCGGCCGTGCAGAACAAAGCGTCGGGTGCCGAGATCGGCCGTATCCCGGTCGACTCGATCTACTCGCCGGTGCTCAAGGTGACCTACAAGGTCGAGGCCACCCGTGTCGAGCAGCGCACCGACTTCGATCGGCTCGTGCTCGACGTGGAGACCAAGAACTCGATCAGCGCGCGTGACGCGCTGGCGTCGGCGGGCAAGACCCTGGTGGAGCTCTTCGGGCTCGCCCGGGAGCTCAACGTCGAGGCCGAGGGCATCGAGATCGGACCGTCTCCGGCGGAGGCCGACCACATCGCGTCGTTCAGCCTGCCGATCGAGGATCTGGAGCTGACCGTCCGTTCGTACAACTGCCTCAAGCGCGAGGGTGTTCACACCGTCGGCGAGCTGGTTGCCCGGACCGAGTCGGATCTGCTCGACATCCGCAACTTCGGCCAGAAGTCGATCGACGAGGTCAAGGTCAAGCTGCACGCGCTCGGCCTGTCCCTCAAGGACAGCCCGGCCAGCTTCGATCCGTCGCAGGTCGCCGGATACGACCCCGCCACCGGTACGTGGTCCGAGGACGCGTCGTTCGACGCCGATTCCGGTGAGGATTTCGCCGAAACCGAACAGCTCTAG
- the rpsD gene encoding 30S ribosomal protein S4, translating to MARYTGPATKKSRRLRVDLIGGDAAFERRPYPPGQHGRSRIKESEYLLQLQEKQKARFTYGVMEKQFRRYFEEANRRTGKTGDELLKLLETRLDNVVYRSGIARTRRQARQLVSHGHFTVNGVKVDVPSYRVSQYDIIDVRPKSLQTVPFQIAKELVGDRPVPGWLQVVPSTLRILVHSVPERAQIEVPLQEQLIVEFYSK from the coding sequence ATGGCTCGTTATACCGGCCCCGCAACAAAGAAGTCTCGTCGCCTTCGCGTCGACCTGATCGGTGGTGACGCCGCATTCGAGCGTCGCCCCTACCCGCCCGGCCAGCACGGTCGCTCGCGGATCAAGGAGAGCGAATACCTGCTCCAGCTGCAGGAGAAGCAGAAGGCGCGCTTCACCTACGGCGTCATGGAGAAGCAGTTCCGTCGCTACTTCGAGGAAGCCAACCGTCGCACCGGCAAGACCGGTGACGAACTGCTGAAGCTCCTCGAGACTCGCCTCGACAACGTCGTGTACCGCTCGGGCATCGCGCGGACCCGTCGTCAGGCTCGCCAGCTGGTCAGCCACGGCCACTTCACCGTCAACGGTGTGAAGGTCGACGTCCCCAGCTACCGCGTCAGCCAGTACGACATCATCGACGTCCGTCCGAAGTCGCTGCAGACCGTCCCGTTCCAGATCGCCAAGGAGCTCGTCGGCGATCGTCCGGTCCCGGGCTGGCTCCAGGTCGTGCCCTCGACCCTGCGCATCCTCGTGCACTCCGTGCCCGAGCGCGCTCAGATCGAGGTCCCGCTGCAGGAACAGCTCATCGTCGAGTTCTACTCCAAGTAG
- the rpsK gene encoding 30S ribosomal protein S11, protein MPPKSRSAGPKKGTRRRDKKNVPHGHAHIKSTFNNTIVSISDPSGNIISWASSGHVGFKGSRKSTPFAAQLAAENAARKAQEHGVKKVDVFVKGPGSGRETAIRSLQAAGLEVGTISDVTPQPHNGCRPPKRRRV, encoded by the coding sequence ATGCCTCCGAAGTCACGTAGCGCAGGCCCCAAGAAGGGCACCCGCCGTCGCGATAAGAAGAACGTCCCGCACGGCCACGCGCACATCAAGTCGACGTTCAACAACACCATCGTGTCGATCAGCGATCCCAGTGGAAACATCATCAGCTGGGCGTCGTCGGGCCACGTCGGTTTCAAGGGCTCGCGCAAGAGCACCCCGTTCGCGGCTCAGCTCGCGGCCGAGAACGCTGCGCGCAAGGCCCAGGAGCACGGCGTCAAGAAGGTCGACGTTTTCGTCAAGGGACCGGGTTCGGGTCGCGAGACCGCGATCCGCTCCCTGCAGGCAGCCGGCCTCGAGGTCGGCACCATTTCCGATGTCACCCCGCAGCCGCACAACGGTTGCCGTCCGCCCAAGCGGCGTCGGGTCTAG
- the rpsM gene encoding 30S ribosomal protein S13 gives MARVAGVDLPREKRLEIALTYIYGVGRTTSKEILAATGLSADLRAKDLTDADVSKLREYIEASVKVEGDLRREVQADIRRKIEIGCYQGLRHRRGLPVRGQRTKTNARTRKGPKKTIAGKKK, from the coding sequence ATGGCACGTGTTGCTGGTGTGGATCTCCCCCGCGAAAAGCGGCTGGAGATCGCACTGACCTACATCTACGGAGTTGGACGTACCACCTCCAAGGAGATCCTGGCTGCCACCGGTCTGTCCGCAGACCTCCGCGCCAAGGATCTCACCGACGCAGACGTCTCGAAGCTGCGTGAGTACATCGAAGCCTCGGTGAAGGTCGAGGGTGACCTGCGTCGCGAGGTGCAGGCCGATATCCGTCGCAAGATCGAGATCGGCTGCTACCAGGGTCTGCGCCACCGTCGCGGACTGCCCGTCCGTGGACAGCGCACCAAGACCAATGCCCGCACTCGTAAGGGCCCGAAGAAGACCATCGCCGGGAAGAAGAAGTAA
- the rpmJ gene encoding 50S ribosomal protein L36 yields MKVQPSVKPICEKCKVIRRNGRVMVICENLRHKQRQG; encoded by the coding sequence GTGAAGGTTCAGCCGAGCGTCAAGCCGATCTGCGAGAAGTGCAAGGTGATCCGCCGCAACGGTCGGGTCATGGTGATCTGCGAGAACCTGCGTCACAAGCAGCGTCAGGGCTGA
- the infA gene encoding translation initiation factor IF-1 gives MAKKDGAIEVEGRVIEPLPNAMFRIELENGHKVLAHISGKMRQHYIRILPEDRVVVELSPYDLARGRIVYRYK, from the coding sequence ATGGCGAAGAAAGACGGGGCCATCGAGGTCGAGGGTCGAGTGATCGAACCCCTGCCCAATGCGATGTTTCGCATTGAGCTGGAGAACGGACACAAGGTTCTCGCCCACATCAGCGGCAAGATGCGGCAGCACTACATCCGTATCCTGCCCGAGGACCGGGTCGTCGTGGAACTCTCGCCCTACGACCTTGCTCGTGGGCGGATCGTGTACCGCTACAAATAA
- a CDS encoding phage holin family protein, whose amino-acid sequence MLAFLVRTVCTAVALWVATLIVPGIEFVGGSTTAEKIGIALVVAVIFGLLNAFVKPVVQIISIPFYILTLGLIHIVINALMLEITAWITRNTTHWGLEVDDFFWSAIFGAIVVSVVGWLLALVMRDPAER is encoded by the coding sequence ATGCTGGCATTTCTGGTCCGCACCGTGTGCACCGCGGTGGCGTTGTGGGTGGCGACGCTCATCGTCCCGGGAATCGAGTTCGTGGGCGGGTCGACGACCGCCGAGAAGATCGGGATCGCGCTGGTGGTGGCGGTGATCTTCGGCCTGCTCAATGCGTTCGTGAAGCCGGTCGTGCAGATCATCTCGATCCCCTTCTACATCCTCACGCTCGGGCTCATCCACATCGTGATCAATGCGCTCATGCTCGAGATCACCGCGTGGATCACCCGGAACACCACGCACTGGGGTCTCGAGGTCGACGATTTCTTCTGGTCGGCGATCTTCGGCGCGATCGTCGTCTCGGTCGTCGGCTGGCTGCTCGCCCTGGTGATGCGCGACCCGGCGGAACGATGA
- a CDS encoding SIMPL domain-containing protein, whose amino-acid sequence MRRAVTPRRAGLVALVVSALALTLAACGSDAAVDQERSVTVVGSGQVTGVPDTLRADIGLESTAGDVTTALNETSEKVRTVTDAVVDAGVERKDVATQQVSVTPQYSSPVPGGSSQISGYVATNSIRVTIRDISKASTVLSAAATAGGDNTRISNVSFAIDDNSQLLKEAREAAFDDARGRAEQYASLAGDDLGKVLTIKETTSGQEQPASPGSFERDVAAAPVPIEPGRQELTFTVTVTFALS is encoded by the coding sequence ATGAGGCGGGCGGTGACGCCCCGGCGCGCGGGACTCGTGGCACTCGTCGTGTCTGCACTCGCCCTGACCCTCGCCGCCTGCGGGAGCGACGCCGCGGTCGACCAGGAACGGTCGGTCACCGTCGTCGGTTCGGGTCAGGTCACCGGCGTCCCCGACACCCTCCGCGCGGACATCGGCCTCGAGTCGACCGCCGGTGACGTGACGACGGCACTGAACGAGACCAGCGAGAAGGTGCGCACGGTGACCGACGCCGTCGTCGACGCCGGTGTGGAACGCAAGGATGTCGCCACCCAGCAGGTGTCGGTGACCCCGCAGTACTCGAGCCCGGTCCCCGGTGGCAGCAGTCAGATCAGCGGTTACGTGGCGACCAACTCCATCCGCGTGACGATCCGCGACATCTCCAAGGCCTCGACGGTCCTGAGCGCGGCGGCCACCGCCGGCGGCGACAACACCCGGATCAGCAACGTCTCCTTCGCCATCGACGACAACTCGCAGCTGCTGAAGGAGGCCCGGGAGGCCGCCTTCGACGACGCCCGGGGCCGCGCCGAGCAGTACGCCTCTCTCGCCGGTGACGACCTCGGCAAGGTGCTGACCATCAAGGAGACGACCAGCGGCCAGGAGCAGCCCGCCTCCCCCGGTTCCTTCGAACGGGACGTCGCCGCGGCACCCGTACCCATCGAACCGGGCCGGCAGGAGTTGACCTTCACCGTCACGGTGACGTTTGCGCTCAGCTGA
- the dtd gene encoding D-aminoacyl-tRNA deacylase, producing MRAVIQRVSQARVSVDGEVVGELDIPAGGSGIVALVGATHDDTPDHAAKLADKIWRLRIFNGEEGPEKAAADIDAPILVISQFTLYANTTKGRRPSWNAAAPGPVAEPLVDAVADALRDAGATVATGRFGANMQVSLVNEGPVTLILDV from the coding sequence GTGCGAGCCGTCATCCAGCGAGTCAGTCAAGCCCGCGTGAGCGTCGACGGCGAGGTCGTCGGCGAGCTCGACATCCCAGCAGGGGGATCCGGCATCGTCGCTCTCGTCGGCGCCACCCACGACGACACCCCCGACCACGCCGCGAAGCTCGCCGACAAGATCTGGCGCCTGCGGATCTTCAACGGCGAGGAAGGCCCCGAGAAGGCGGCCGCCGACATCGATGCGCCGATCCTGGTCATCAGCCAGTTCACCCTGTACGCGAACACCACCAAGGGACGACGGCCGTCGTGGAACGCCGCGGCGCCGGGCCCGGTGGCCGAGCCGCTGGTCGACGCGGTCGCCGATGCCCTGCGCGATGCCGGAGCCACCGTCGCCACCGGGAGGTTCGGGGCGAACATGCAGGTGAGCCTGGTCAACGAGGGGCCGGTGACCCTGATTCTCGATGTCTGA
- the fdhD gene encoding formate dehydrogenase accessory sulfurtransferase FdhD has protein sequence MGRITARRRVTRIRRDAAPTQRADTLAVEEPLEIRVGGAPIAVTMRTPGHDFELVAGYLVSEGAITTGPDYSTARYCAGTDAQGANTYNVIDVSLSAQTAPFDPTLIRRNPTSSACGICGKDSIDAVHVSSSHRPADDPLTVDVDTVLALPERLRAEQEVFDKTGGLHAAALFDAAGELLVVREDVGRHNAVDKVIGWAVLSDRLPLSGTILQVSGRASFELVQKAAMAGIPMLCAVSAPSSLAAEAADELGITLVGFSRGESMVVYSRDDRVLT, from the coding sequence GTGGGACGAATCACCGCACGACGCCGTGTCACCCGCATCCGACGCGATGCGGCGCCGACGCAACGGGCCGACACCCTGGCCGTCGAGGAGCCACTCGAGATCCGGGTCGGCGGCGCACCGATCGCCGTCACCATGCGCACCCCAGGACACGACTTCGAGCTCGTCGCGGGCTATCTCGTATCCGAAGGCGCGATCACGACCGGCCCCGACTATTCGACGGCGCGCTATTGCGCCGGGACCGACGCGCAGGGCGCCAACACCTACAACGTCATCGACGTGTCGCTCTCCGCGCAGACCGCACCCTTCGATCCCACGTTGATCCGACGCAACCCGACCTCGAGCGCCTGCGGGATCTGCGGCAAGGACAGCATCGACGCCGTGCACGTCTCGTCCTCGCACCGTCCCGCCGACGACCCGCTCACCGTCGACGTCGACACGGTTCTCGCTCTCCCCGAACGACTTCGGGCGGAGCAGGAGGTCTTCGACAAGACCGGCGGACTGCATGCGGCGGCGCTCTTCGACGCGGCGGGCGAACTACTCGTCGTCCGCGAGGACGTCGGCCGCCACAATGCCGTCGACAAGGTCATCGGTTGGGCCGTCCTGTCCGATCGGCTCCCCTTGTCCGGCACGATCCTTCAGGTGTCCGGGCGCGCCAGCTTCGAGCTGGTACAGAAGGCCGCGATGGCCGGCATCCCGATGTTGTGCGCCGTCTCGGCACCGTCGTCACTGGCCGCCGAGGCCGCCGACGAGCTCGGCATCACCCTCGTCGGTTTCTCGCGCGGTGAGTCGATGGTCGTCTACAGCCGCGACGACCGCGTACTCACCTGA
- a CDS encoding alanine--tRNA ligase-related protein, whose product MDAQQIRSAYLAMMAERGHALIDRASLVPRDDPTTLFTGSGMQPLLNHLLGEPHPAGTMLADVQPCVRAQDIDEVGDNRHTTFFEMLGNWSLGEYFKSEQIPMFFSFLVDVVGLDPDRIYVTVFAGDPEHGIPRDDESADIWTELFKDAGVSHDRVDLITEEHGNEVGNQGARIAFYQDKNWWSRAGGPEAMPVGDPGGPDSEVFYYFPQVEHDTAYGRFPHQNSDGGQYMEIGNSVFMQYRRAESATPGAVSFAELPNRNVDFGGGLERIAAASIDSPDVFRVSLLWPIIEKLQELSGTSYDDATHAMRIVTDHVRGAVFLAADGVTPSNREAGYVMRRLLRRAIRFATEVGVENNVLAPLVDVVADVYSDAYPEVGEQREAIVKILQKEERAFRRTLSKGLRELRHIVKEARPITGADFFTLSDTFGFPVELSTEEAGRQGLTLTTDWRAEFDALREEQRLRSQTATKLGAHD is encoded by the coding sequence ATGGACGCTCAGCAGATCCGTTCGGCCTACCTCGCGATGATGGCCGAGCGTGGACACGCCCTCATCGACCGGGCATCGCTGGTGCCCCGCGACGACCCGACGACACTCTTCACCGGTTCGGGAATGCAGCCGCTACTCAACCACCTGCTCGGCGAGCCACACCCCGCCGGCACCATGCTCGCCGACGTCCAACCATGCGTTCGCGCCCAGGACATCGACGAGGTCGGCGACAACCGACACACGACCTTCTTCGAGATGCTCGGGAACTGGAGTCTCGGAGAGTATTTCAAGTCCGAGCAGATCCCGATGTTCTTCTCGTTCCTCGTCGACGTGGTCGGCCTCGATCCCGACCGGATCTACGTGACCGTCTTCGCCGGCGATCCCGAGCACGGCATCCCGCGCGACGACGAGAGCGCCGACATCTGGACCGAGCTCTTCAAGGACGCGGGGGTCTCCCACGACCGGGTCGACCTCATCACCGAGGAACACGGCAACGAGGTCGGTAACCAAGGCGCACGAATTGCGTTCTACCAGGACAAGAACTGGTGGTCGCGCGCCGGCGGTCCCGAGGCGATGCCGGTCGGCGATCCGGGCGGGCCCGACTCCGAGGTCTTCTACTATTTCCCGCAAGTCGAACACGACACCGCCTATGGTCGTTTCCCCCACCAGAATTCCGACGGCGGCCAGTACATGGAGATCGGCAACTCGGTGTTCATGCAGTACCGCCGGGCCGAGTCCGCCACCCCTGGCGCGGTGTCCTTCGCCGAACTCCCCAATCGCAACGTCGATTTCGGTGGCGGCCTCGAACGCATCGCCGCGGCGTCGATCGACAGCCCCGACGTCTTCCGCGTCAGCCTGTTGTGGCCGATCATCGAAAAACTCCAGGAGCTCTCGGGTACGAGCTACGACGACGCCACCCACGCCATGCGCATCGTCACCGATCATGTTCGCGGAGCGGTCTTCCTGGCTGCCGACGGTGTCACCCCTTCAAACCGCGAAGCCGGCTATGTCATGCGTCGGCTGCTGCGCCGGGCGATCCGCTTCGCCACCGAAGTGGGCGTCGAGAACAACGTCCTGGCGCCGCTCGTCGATGTGGTCGCCGACGTCTACTCCGATGCCTATCCCGAGGTCGGCGAGCAGCGCGAGGCCATCGTCAAGATCCTGCAGAAGGAAGAGCGCGCCTTCCGTCGCACTCTCAGCAAGGGTTTACGCGAGCTGCGGCACATCGTCAAAGAGGCCCGTCCCATCACCGGAGCCGACTTCTTCACCCTCAGCGACACGTTCGGCTTCCCCGTCGAACTCAGCACCGAAGAGGCCGGGCGTCAGGGGCTGACACTCACCACCGACTGGCGTGCCGAGTTCGATGCGCTCCGTGAGGAACAGCGTCTACGGTCCCAGACGGCGACCAAGCTCGGCGCACACGACTGA